GGGAACAAGTTACTATTACGAACTTGACCCACCACAGAGTAACATATGTCTGAAAAGTTCTACATTCTTTTTCCTACTTCTTACACTTCATGTAAAGAAATTTGTTGCACTGTTGAAACActattttatgaatttaaaaaCGTGAATAATAAAGTGACGAGAACACATGCTTTTGATATCATAAACTCCCTCTGTGTGACAACATTTTTTTTAGTCTGCTCTGAAATAtggaagtgtaacgacccgataggtcgttttgagtactagcccttATTTCCGTGTTCCGAGACCTCATAGTTGTTTTTCGGAAATTTTTTAcgtgaaattttaaagaaaatgcgatttttggctttaaaaacaacgtgagttgaccacggtcaatgtttttggtaaacgacctcggatcggtGTTTGGACGAttccggtaggttcgtatgatgtttttggacttctACGCACGTTTGGTTGGGGTCCGAGATGACCCGAGCGCATTTCGACACAATATGTGAAAGACGGTGAAAAATGAATTTTCAAGTTAAAATCTTGAGTcttgatgatcgattcttgttatttgatgttattttgatgatttgaggtagcgagcaagtttatattatgttattacacttgtgtgcatgttcagtTTGgcgcccgaggggctcgggtgagtttcaaattggtttcggaccatttttggaTTTGTGAGATTTGCTGGTTTTCTATTGGTGCTcagtgctttgcgatcgcgaagccactctcgtgatcgcgaagggaAAAAATTTGGGTTGGGGCTGGTACATTATGCGAACGGGAGAGGTggatcgcgaacgcgaggcctggggaattgctcttcgcgaacgcgaaagccctcacgcgaacgcgtaggcttgggGAAGTCTGGGGGATGGCAGGTggtcttcatcgcgaacgcgacccctgGGACGCGAACGCGGAGGCTTGGCTGGGGactagccttcgcgaacgcgatggagaCTTCGTGAACACGAAGGCCATTGGGCCTACGCAAAGAACACCTGACGCCCAGTTAAATGAAAGCTGAGAGTCGGGATTTTATCATTCTACACTATTTTTGAAAGCTAGAGCTCGGACTAGAGAggattttggagagattttcatctCAACTTCATTGGTTAGTactttttaactagttttgatgtatttccataatcacccattgattttaaccttAAATCTATGAATTTTATGGTAGAATTTaaggattttgtaaaaattgagatcggatttcgaaacaaatcacataaccgggcttgggggtgaatgggtaatcggactTTGGTCTGAATCtaggattttgaccaagcgggccccgggttgactttttcttatttcattaaagattgaatctttttcactcggagtagtttctaaagcttattttgaattgtttgatctATATTTaactagatttgattggtttggcggcttattctaaaggaaaagccatGGCTGATCATTGATTTGGTTGTGGGAAGAGGTatgtgtcgtggttaaccttgacttgagagaattaggacTTGATTGGTCTATTTACTACTTAATTTATCTGTGGAGACGactatatgcaaggtgacgagtgtatatacgtagTCATGGGTTAAGCAAGCGGGGTTGGGACACTTcgacgtatatgcaaggtgacccATTTTCATGTTATACTTGTTTTCTCTGTTTTATTGTTATTTCATTTATACTCGTACAGGTTTATAGTGAGTGCCTTGTTATAGCCTCGTCaccacttcgtcgaggttagactcggcacttacggaatacatggggtcggttgtactcatactacacttctgcacttcttggtaGATTCGGGTGTTGGTCCCAACAGCAGTTAGTAGAGGCTTGCTAAGACTATTCTAtcacggagacttgaggtagagttgcACGACGTTCACagaccctgaagtccccttcttatTTCTTGCAATGTtatttcattcagacagttgtatttttatttcagaccttGGATGTAGTATTTTGTATTAGTAggtcatgtacttgtgacaccagattccggGGGTTTGACTAGACGGCATATTGGGATTTATCATATCTATTTTGAAGTTCTACGGTCTTTATTTCttatttaactatttttaaaaCCTGTTAAAATGAATAATGTGTAggtaatgttggcttgcctagcaagtgaacgttaggcgccatcacggtcccgcggttgggatttcgggtcgtgacagaaagattctaaatttggaaataatttaacttaaacttcccATTTTACCCTAACTGacaagcttttatagccacacaactGTTATGACAATTTTAAGACTACagtttcaaaagttttatagccacacaaatgttatggcatgtttaaaaccacaagtttcaaaagtctacATCTTCTCctaatcaaaacaacaacaacaacaacaacatacccagtatattcTCATActtggggtctggggagggtaatgtttacgcagaccttaccctacctagtgaaggtagagaggttgtttccaatagaccttcGGCTCAGGAAAGTaggatggagaagaagaagaacaataagAAGCAgagggagagaaagaagaagaaaaaggtagAAAGAGGGGGTAAAAAAGGGGGGGAGGGAATAGAGTGAGTAGCACCAAAATAGTAATAACAGGAGAATACGATAACTGAAACAAACTAAACAACATGGTGTAATATAAATCTGAGAGATGGGAAAGCACATGCGTGCTACTAGTACTACTGGtaagaaagtcacaaaaaatAGAAACGAGTTGTAAAAGATAGGCTTAACCACTATCTATCACAACAATCAAATGATTCTCAATATTACATGAGTATAATGACTGTCGGTCTTGAGGCAATACTGCATGATTATAATGATGTAGATCTTGAGGCTACAATTGTAAATGTACTCACAATATTCTAAAGTCAAAACACATTACATTGGAAACGTTATGGacttaaaagaaagaaagaaaagaggctGGCTAATTGGGAAAAAGAGATAAATGTGTCATCTCCGGCATTTGGATGGTAACAAAAATTATTATATAATACCCTTAATTTTTAAAGTTTATATGCACAATTTCAAGCTATTTTTCACATAAGGTAAGATATTCCATATGAAATCCTAAAATAATGGAAAAACATATTCTCCTTGTACCTCTgcttttacttgttcaattttatcaAACAAGTTGCAAAGGCTTTGAATGGTGGTTTATCACACAACATTTGTGATAAGGCTTCCAGTTGATGGTCAAACCCAACCAAACATATCTATATCTACATCTAGTGGATTAACCTGGTAACCGTTGAATTAGATGAAGGAACTCACCTATCAAAAATTCTGCCAATTCTTTTTGATAACCCAGAAATTCTTGAGGGTCAGTAGCTCAAGGTTCGAAATAATAGGCCCGTCcgtctacccttctccacttaaacaTCATGCACAATTCTTCCAGCGTACTAACATGCTTTGAGAACAAAAGAATTTCCATAATCTGTAGAAATACAGAAGGAAGCACCAAGCAGGTTTTTCATTGTTATCAGACATTTTTCAATAACCTAACACCAACTACTCTCTAACTAAAAACTGAAATAGCAAATCAACTTTATGAAGAACAGAGTGATGCACACCTGCCACTGCTCTTACTCATTTATCCTCTTCCACCTCCTCTTATTATAATAACAACTACCATACACAAATAGAGGTCCCTCCTCTCATCCCATCTTTTCCACCGTCAGTCCAACTATCCTCTTGCCAAAGAATATTGTCAATGTCCTAATGGTTTTGCTACTAAATGAAATGCCACATAGATACCAATTTTAGTCTCAATAGGATCCATTtacaacacaacaacatcagcatacccagtattatcccacaccgtggggtctgaggagggtcgtgtgtacgcagatcttacccctaccttgtgaggatagagaggcatTTAAACCTACCAAAATCAAAGTGAAACCCAAACTGGACCTTATAAACCCCTGGGCACTTTATCCAATTACAAGGTCTACAAACATTAAAGAACCTTTTATGCAAAATCCTAGCAAGTATTACTGAAGTTCTCACATAAAAACCACAATACAGGAGGAAATTCTATTGGAAACAAATGTATTTGCTTAAATTCCTAAAACATTTTCTTTATGAGAATTTAGGATTACAACATCAAGTACGATGTGAAAATGTCCTATgagataatatttttttaaatcattttctgGTGTTAGGTTAGGTTGGTGGCATATGATAATATGCATGCACGGCATTTAGCTGGTGTTCTTTAATAGTTATGAATTGCCAACCAAACACCATAAAATGATTAAATGAAAGAAAAACTCTATAATACCAAATAGAACCTTTCTTCACATATCTATTTCAAGACAAAGCATCTAATAACCCCATTGTACGATTACTCTAATGTCTTTGAACTCATTCTATGCACTATAGACTTGTATTAAAACATAAGCATTCAGAAAATTTGTGAGCAATGTTAAAATGGAGGAACGAAAGGATACACTAAATAAGTGCCATGGGCAAATGCACCAGCCAAAACACCATAGAACAAACGATCCCTAAGAACTGGCTTGTGCCTCAGAGCTATCCTAACTGAAAAACCCAAAAACATCAATGCAGTGAGCTATGAATGATAAGAAAGCAGATCCATCTGAAAAGAATATCAAATAAGCAAGAATTGGATAGATCAAAAACTAACTGAGGGGAAGGACAGGTGCATAAACAAGTGGAACCAAATACTCAAACGCGGGTCCTTTTCTCCTCCTTATAACTTGCCTTCAACAAAGCAAAAACACAAATTCAGAAACGCTCTATTTGTCCAATCGCATTTTATACGAGCAAGAAAGATTTACAGCTAGCAGTTAAAGTAACTTACGACTCAGCAGAATCAGACGGCGAAGCCATGGAGGGCAGAAATTTTGAGAGATACAAAAGCAAAATTCCAAGCAGCAAACGCAAATGCCAATTTGAGAGGAAGGGACAAATAAGGCGGCCGCCACACCAGCCCACAGTTTCCTTACTTTCAGAAAAGCCACATATGCCCGGTAAACTATACTAAATATACTATATAACTATTCCTCAACCCACTATTAACCTCACTAAGTATAATATTTGGCATCATGTTTACACATGTTACAATCTGGTGCATTCCATCTAAACCAGTTACTCTTTCTGACTCGTTTTACCAGACAAAAtatgtttatattaaatgatTGAATGAAAAAGTGACAAGTGGAGCCGAAGACAGAAGATAGTGGGGTCCGAAGGCAACGATCTTGTCTGTTACCGGAAAGAATAATATTCATAAAGACGAGATAAATGTCTtccacccggtagcatttaatagagaatatttcACAGCATTAAGTATAtggtccgttacagagaatatggcattcactgcctaccgttacacattcttcaatggttCTCATAATTATCATTAAAGAGGGGTTTGATCCTAAGACCTTTTTCCCTaggtacaactataaatagtgagctctattaccattgtaagggacacgaattttctgacaaacatATACTACACTCTGTTCAGAGTTCaatacaattttatcttcttgttCATTCAACCTCAAGGCTAAGTTCTATATTTTtgtctaatttatttatcatcttgggatcaaattaattcacttatttATAAATCACGTATAAACTCAACTgtatcattttacgggtaaacagtttggcgccactgtggggcttagacagttgtgtaattgagtttatccttgcatctattactaactcGTTTGATTATTTGTTCTTAGCAAAAGCTCATAGAAAATGGCAGATAACGGTGTCAACATCGAACACAATGTTGAGGCCCATGAAAATCAGCCTCAgcacgaggattcaatcagtgataccCGCAACGAGGGGATGAGGCCATGCTGGTCCACGACGGACGATATCTGCGACATGTTCGAgaggcaactcctgatgatgctgaagacgaGCAAGTCGTCGaaatagtgaggatcttgaaagaGCAACAAGCGGCCATTATAGGCCATCTCACACGACAGGATCAGGTCATGACGGAGTTGAAGCAGGCGTTGTCAGGTGCTTCCAACAACATAAGTAgacgaggtccagttcctcccggtgctcccacaaatcaaacaacgcagagggtcgacaacaacaccccgaggggcgAGGTCGACTTCGATGAGGCCGGGGG
The sequence above is drawn from the Nicotiana tabacum cultivar K326 chromosome 13, ASM71507v2, whole genome shotgun sequence genome and encodes:
- the LOC107798440 gene encoding uncharacterized protein LOC107798440; amino-acid sequence: MASPSDSAESQVIRRRKGPAFEYLVPLVYAPVLPLIRIALRHKPVLRDRLFYGVLAGAFAHGTYLVTDLYDAESK